A section of the Cupriavidus taiwanensis genome encodes:
- a CDS encoding site-specific integrase, whose translation MTPLRQRMLHDMQVRNLADNTQKSYLRQVSHFARHFRRSPEALGPEEIRAWLIYLREERKLAPGSLGPTIGALRFPLSRDAQTRLER comes from the coding sequence ATGACCCCGCTCCGCCAACGGATGCTGCACGACATGCAGGTCCGCAACCTCGCCGACAACACGCAAAAGTCCTATCTGCGGCAAGTTTCCCATTTCGCCCGACACTTCCGGCGCTCTCCAGAGGCGCTCGGCCCCGAGGAGATCCGCGCCTGGCTCATCTATCTTCGTGAAGAGCGCAAACTGGCGCCCGGCAGCCTCGGTCCAACTATCGGCGCCCTGCGGTTTCCCCTATCGCGTGACGCTCAAACGCGACTGGAGCGATGA
- a CDS encoding tyrosine-type recombinase/integrase has translation MRLPVILSQDEITTFFESVASLKQRTILMTAYAAGLRVSEVVHLKVTDIDSQRMVIRVNQGKNRKDRYVMLSPRLLEILRLYWHEVHPRDWLFPGEMSGHPITRSAVGLACRIARQRSGIQKPITPHSLRHAFATHLLETGTDVRRIQLLMGHRALSTTARYYRPKVFMCCVESSRR, from the coding sequence GTGAGGCTGCCGGTCATCCTGAGCCAGGACGAGATCACGACCTTCTTCGAGTCGGTTGCCAGCCTCAAGCAGCGCACTATCCTGATGACCGCCTACGCGGCCGGCCTGCGGGTGTCGGAAGTCGTCCATCTGAAGGTCACCGACATCGACAGCCAGCGGATGGTCATCCGTGTGAACCAGGGGAAGAACAGGAAAGACCGCTATGTAATGCTGTCGCCGCGGCTGCTCGAGATCCTGCGACTGTACTGGCATGAGGTTCATCCCCGGGACTGGCTGTTTCCCGGAGAGATGTCCGGACACCCCATCACCCGTTCCGCGGTAGGGCTGGCATGCCGGATCGCGCGCCAGCGCAGCGGGATCCAGAAGCCCATCACGCCCCACTCGCTGCGTCACGCCTTTGCCACGCACCTGCTCGAGACCGGCACCGACGTGCGCAGGATCCAGCTGCTGATGGGGCATCGCGCCCTCTCGACGACGGCACGCTATTACCGGCCGAAAGTTTTTATGTGCTGTGTCGAATCGAGCCGGCGATAG